The genome window CCTCGTGCCGGTCGAGCACCTGCGCGTGCTCGGGAACACCGAGGGGCGCCGTGAGTCCGGAATCGCGTCGGAGTCGTCGTCGCCAGGCGAACAGCATCGTGAGCAGCACGAGGACCGCCAGCGCGATCATCAGCGCGATCGCGAGATCCCTGGGGATCATGCCCGGAGCTCCGGGACCACGGCGCCGGCGTCGACGGTGAGGACGCCGCCGTGCACGGTGTACTCGACGCGTCCGGGCAGGTCGCGTCCGAGGTAGGGAGAGTTCACGCTGCGGCCGTGCAGGTCGGCCTCGGTGAAGACCCCTGCGACCGACGCGTCGTAGAGCGCGATCTGCGCCGGCGCACCGACCTCGAGAGGCGTGCCGTGGCCTGACAGGCGACCGATCCGCGCGGGAGCCGCACTCATCACGCGTGCCACGTCCTCCCAGCCGATCAGGCCCGTCTGCACCATCGACTGGTGCACGACGCGCAGTGCGCTCTCGAGCCCGACCATTCCGTTCGCGGCGGCCTGCCACTCGCACGCCTTGTGCTCGCTCGGGTGCGGGGCGTGGTCGGTCGCGACGATGTCGATCGTCCCGTCCGCGAGGCCCTCGCGCACGGCGAGGACATCCTCTTCGCGGCGCAGGGGCGGGTTGACCTTGAACCGGGCGTCGTAGCCGCGCACGAGCTCATCGGTCAGCAGCAGATGGTGAGGGGTGACCTCGGCGGTCACCTTGATGCCTCGCTTCTTGGCCCAGCGGATGATGTCGACGGAACCGGCGGTCGAGAGGTGGCAGACGTGCAGGCGCGAGCCCACGTGCTCGGCGAGGAGCACATCGCGGGCGATGATCGACTCCTCCGCGACCGCCGGCCACCCGGCGAGTCCGAGCTCGGCCGAGACGGTGCCCTCGTTCATCTGGGCGCCTTCGGTGAGACGGGGATCCTGCGCGTGCTGGGCGATGACGCCGTCGAAGGACTTCACGTACTCGAGCGCACGGCGCATGATCAGCGGATCGAAGACGCAGAAGCCGTCGTCGCTGAAGACGCGCACCTGGGCGCGCGATGTCGCCATCGCGCCCAGCTCGGCGAGCCGCTCGCCCTTCTGCCCGACAGTGACCGCGCCGATCGGCTGGACCGTGGCGTAGCCTGCGGCCTCCCCGAGCGCGAGCTCCTGCTCGACGACTCCGGCCGTGTCTGCGACCGGCGACGTGTTCGGCATCGCGAAGACGGCGGTGAAGCCACCGGCCGCCGCCGCTCGGGTCCCGGTGAGGATCGTCTCGGAGGCCTCGTAGCCCGGTTCGCGAAGATGGGTGTGCAGATCGACGAGACCGGGAAGCGCGACGAGGCCCGCCGCGTCGATGACACGGGCCCCCGTGCGCGAGAGACCGGTTCCGATCTCGGCGATCACCCCGTTCTCCACGATGATGTCGGCGCTCTCCGCACCGAGAAGCTGTGCGCCGGTGATGACGAGGGTCTCGCTCACTGGTCTCCCCCTCGTTCGTCGTCTCGTTCTCCTGCAAGAAGCAGGTACAGCACTGCCATCCGGATGGACACTCCGTTCGTCACCTGTTCCAGCACGGTGGAGCGCGGGGAATCGGCGGCTTCGGAGGAGATCTCCAGACCCCGGTTCATGGGTCCGGGGTGCATCACAATGCTACCGTCCGGAAGACCTGCGACTCGCAGAGCGTCAAGACCCCATCGTCTGGAATACTCCCGCTCAGTCGGGAAATACGCGGCGTTCATCCGCTCGAGCTGGATGCGCAGCATCATCACCGCATCCGGGCCTTCCGCCAGCGCCTGATCGAGGTCGTAGACGACCCTCGCCGGCCAGAGCGAGACGTTCTGCGGCACCAGCGTCGGCGGGGACACCAGCGTGACCTCGGCCCCGAGCGTCGCGAGCAGCCAGACGTTCGAGCGCGCGACCCGCGAGTGCAGAACGTCGCCGACGATGACGACCGTCACGCCCGAGAGGTCGCGACCGCGGCTGTCCGCGCCGAAGCGTCGTTTGCGGATCGTGAACGCGTCGAGCAGCGCCTGCGTCGGATGCTCGTGCGTGCCGTCCCCGGCGTTGACGACGCCTGCGGAGATCCAGCCGCTCGTGGCGAGAGTCTGCGGGGCGCCGGAGGCGGGATGGCGGATGACGACGGCATCCGCCCCCATCGCCTGCAGCGTCTGCGCGGTGTCTTTGAGGCTTTCGCCCTTGGACACGCTGGAGCCCTTGGCTGCGAAGTTGATCACGTCGGCCGACAGGCGCTTCGCGGCGGCCTCGAAGGAGATACGGGTTCGTGTCGAGTCCTCGAAGAAGAGGTTCACGACGGTCTTGCCGCGCAGAGTCGGGAGTTTCTTGACCTCGCGCGACTGAGTGGCGGACATGTCCTCGGCGACGTCGAGGATGCGCAGAGCGGTCTCGCGGTCGAGGGTGCGGGTGTCGAGGAGATGCCTCATGCTTCGATCGTCACCTCTTCGGCGCCGTCGTCTTCGGTGAGGCGCACGTTCACGCGCTCCTGCCGGGACGAGGGGATGTTCTTGCCGACGAAATCAGGGCGGATCGGCAGCTCGCGGTGGCCGCGGTCGACGAGGATCGCCAGGCGCACGACTGCCGGGCGGCCGATCGACTGCAGCGCGTCGAGGGCTGCGCGGATGCTGCGACCCGAGAAGAGCACGTCGTCGACGAGGACCACGGTGCGTCCATCGATCCCACCGACGGGGATGTCCGTCGGACGCGGCGACCTCGTCGGGTGCTTGGCGAGATCGTCGCGGAACATCGTGACGTCGAGCGCTCCCACCGGCACAGAGGTCTGTGCGATCTCGCCGATGACAGCGGCGAGGCGACGGGCGAGAGTGACGCCGCGGGTCGGAATGCCCAGCAGGACGAGGTTCTCAGCCCCTCGGTTGGATTCGAGGATCTCGTGTGCGATGCGGGTGAGTGCCCGCGAGATATCGGCTTCGTGCAGAACGGTGCGTGCACTCATCAGCCGCTCCCTTCTCCGCCTCACAGGACGGTGTTAAAGGTTGCTTGATGCGTCCAGTCTAGCGCGCGGTCAGCGCCAGCCGAGAACGTCGCGGACGACCGCCTGGGAGGCGGGCGAGCCGTCGTTCGCGATGCCGCGCAGCGATTCGTGCGAGAGCATCGCGCCCTCAGCTCCCGCCGCCGCGGTGATCTGCTCGAGCGCGGCGGCGACCCGCGGCGCCGCAGCTCGCGCATGGGTGGCGTCGCCGCGCGCGGACGTGTGGGGGAAGACGACGAGCTCGGCGACTCCCGCCGCGACGGGGCGCGCGGCGGCGACGACCAGGGTCGGCGGAAGCACATGCTGGAGTGCATGCGGCATCGGAAACGGCAGCTCGTCGGTCAGAAGGCCGCGCCACCAGCTGCGATGCGAACGCTTCTCATCGCCGATCTCGAGGGCTGTCGCCGTCCACTCCGAGCCGCGCTCGCGCAGCCTGTCGGCGAATCCATCGGATCGCGCCTCGAATCCCGCCTCGGTGAGAAACTCGGCGGCGATGCGCACGAGGCGCTCGGAATCCGAGCGCACGATCCAGCGAGCACCCCGCCATGGTCCCTTGTACTCGAGGCGCGACGTACGTGCGTCACGACCGGAACCCTGCGGGTGCGGGGAACGCGGCACGTCAGCCGGCCTCGCTGAGCACGGCGTCGGTGACCTCGTCGATCTTGGTCGAGCGGATCGGGTGACCGCTGGTCGAGAGACAGCGACCGGTCTTCAGGTCCCACTTCCAGTCGTGCATGCTGCACGTCAGGATGCCGTCCTCGTCGACCTTTCCGGTCTTCGTGAGGTCTGCGCGCAGATGCGGGCAGCGACGCTGCACGACCCAGTCGCCGACTTCGGCGTCCTCGGTCTGGTCGGTCTGCTCCTGATACCAGTTCTCCACGTACTCGATGCGGTCGACCGAGAGGCACTTGAGGAAGGTCGTGAGGAACTCGTTGAACTTGCCGCTGCGTCCGACGTGGAACTGCATCGACAGGAAGATCGAGTTCGACCAGTCGATCTCACGGTCGCGGATGTTCGTCGAGACGAGATCGGCGGGGATCGTGTACCAGTAGATGCACTCCTCGCCCGCGTACTCGCGCACCTTGGCGCGGGGGAAGTCGACGACCATGTCGAGGTCGCCGATCTTGAACCGGACGCATCCGCCGACGCCGAGACGGATGGTGCGCGACTTCTTCAGCAGTGGCTCCCACCAGCCCTTGAGGGCCTCGAGGATCTCGGCGGCGGGAAGGACCTCGGCGCGCGATGCCTCCTCGTCCGCGATCTCCTGCTGCCGCGACGCCCGCTGCTCCTCGAGGTAGTCCCACTTCTCGTCGAAGATGTGGGCGAGTTCAGCCTCGGTGTAGAGCGACTGCTCCGTGGCCACGTCTCCCCCGTCGACCGTGACGACCGTGCCGGGAACGAACAGGTGACCGTCGTACTGCGGCGACAGCTCGTTCATGTGCGCGAGGAACTGCTTCTGATCCGTGAAGATCGACTCGCCGCTACGGCCGATCCCGTTGAAGTCGAAGAGCTCGTCGCGCAGGAACATCGGCGGTCCTGCCATCGGGAACACGTGCGGGGCGTCCACCTTGTCGATGTAGTACATCGCACGCTTGTTCTGGGCATCGCGCTTGAGCTTCGCGAAGTTCTGCTTGGCGTCCATCGGCAGGTCGTAGACCATGGGCCACCAGATGGCCCCCGACACCTGCGTGAAGTACGCGTCGGGCTTCCCGAAGTGCAGGAGCGTGTCGAGATCGAGCGGATGCGAGTCGTTCTGGTTGAGGATCGACGCGGTGCCGTCGTCGACGCTCAGCGACGAATCGCCGATCGGACCGTCGCTCGGGGCACGCAGCGGCGTGATCATGATCTTCAGGTCGCCGCGTTCGATGATCTCCCCGGCGGGCGCGTAGGTGATGTTCGTGTAGCCGAGCGCCCTGATGTCCTGTTCGAGGTCATCGATCGGATACTCGGGCAGGAGCACCTCGATGTCCTTGCGGATGTACCGCTCGAGCAGTTTCGGGTCGAAGTGGTCGCGGTGGCGGTGAGAGATGTAGAGGAAGTCCGCCTCACGACCGAATCGCTCCCAGTCGAGGCCCCGGTTGTCGGGGAACGGGAACCACGAGCCGAAGAAGGAGGGCCCGAGAACGGGGTCGCAGATGATGTTCCCGCCGACCGTCTCGATGAACATCCCGGCGTGGCCGA of Microbacterium sp. LWH13-1.2 contains these proteins:
- the pyrR gene encoding bifunctional pyr operon transcriptional regulator/uracil phosphoribosyltransferase PyrR; translation: MSARTVLHEADISRALTRIAHEILESNRGAENLVLLGIPTRGVTLARRLAAVIGEIAQTSVPVGALDVTMFRDDLAKHPTRSPRPTDIPVGGIDGRTVVLVDDVLFSGRSIRAALDALQSIGRPAVVRLAILVDRGHRELPIRPDFVGKNIPSSRQERVNVRLTEDDGAEEVTIEA
- a CDS encoding dihydroorotase, with amino-acid sequence MSETLVITGAQLLGAESADIIVENGVIAEIGTGLSRTGARVIDAAGLVALPGLVDLHTHLREPGYEASETILTGTRAAAAGGFTAVFAMPNTSPVADTAGVVEQELALGEAAGYATVQPIGAVTVGQKGERLAELGAMATSRAQVRVFSDDGFCVFDPLIMRRALEYVKSFDGVIAQHAQDPRLTEGAQMNEGTVSAELGLAGWPAVAEESIIARDVLLAEHVGSRLHVCHLSTAGSVDIIRWAKKRGIKVTAEVTPHHLLLTDELVRGYDARFKVNPPLRREEDVLAVREGLADGTIDIVATDHAPHPSEHKACEWQAAANGMVGLESALRVVHQSMVQTGLIGWEDVARVMSAAPARIGRLSGHGTPLEVGAPAQIALYDASVAGVFTEADLHGRSVNSPYLGRDLPGRVEYTVHGGVLTVDAGAVVPELRA
- a CDS encoding aspartate carbamoyltransferase catalytic subunit encodes the protein MRHLLDTRTLDRETALRILDVAEDMSATQSREVKKLPTLRGKTVVNLFFEDSTRTRISFEAAAKRLSADVINFAAKGSSVSKGESLKDTAQTLQAMGADAVVIRHPASGAPQTLATSGWISAGVVNAGDGTHEHPTQALLDAFTIRKRRFGADSRGRDLSGVTVVIVGDVLHSRVARSNVWLLATLGAEVTLVSPPTLVPQNVSLWPARVVYDLDQALAEGPDAVMMLRIQLERMNAAYFPTEREYSRRWGLDALRVAGLPDGSIVMHPGPMNRGLEISSEAADSPRSTVLEQVTNGVSIRMAVLYLLLAGERDDERGGDQ
- a CDS encoding Rieske 2Fe-2S domain-containing protein — protein: MRITGLGHAGMFIETVGGNIICDPVLGPSFFGSWFPFPDNRGLDWERFGREADFLYISHRHRDHFDPKLLERYIRKDIEVLLPEYPIDDLEQDIRALGYTNITYAPAGEIIERGDLKIMITPLRAPSDGPIGDSSLSVDDGTASILNQNDSHPLDLDTLLHFGKPDAYFTQVSGAIWWPMVYDLPMDAKQNFAKLKRDAQNKRAMYYIDKVDAPHVFPMAGPPMFLRDELFDFNGIGRSGESIFTDQKQFLAHMNELSPQYDGHLFVPGTVVTVDGGDVATEQSLYTEAELAHIFDEKWDYLEEQRASRQQEIADEEASRAEVLPAAEILEALKGWWEPLLKKSRTIRLGVGGCVRFKIGDLDMVVDFPRAKVREYAGEECIYWYTIPADLVSTNIRDREIDWSNSIFLSMQFHVGRSGKFNEFLTTFLKCLSVDRIEYVENWYQEQTDQTEDAEVGDWVVQRRCPHLRADLTKTGKVDEDGILTCSMHDWKWDLKTGRCLSTSGHPIRSTKIDEVTDAVLSEAG